In Nymphaea colorata isolate Beijing-Zhang1983 chromosome 10, ASM883128v2, whole genome shotgun sequence, the genomic stretch TACTTTTCCCGCTGCCGTACGATTCTCTTTTAGGCAGCCATCTACCCCTTCTTGTACCGCAGTCgtctctgcctctgcctctgcctctgcccACGCGGTGAGTGCTCACTGACACCCCTCCCCTCACAGACGGCCGCACCAATTCGTCCACAGTGCAGGACCCCACCCTACACTCGACCTTGCTGCTCGCTCGCCTCCTTCCACGGACTTAGCTCCCTGATTTCTCTCCCGCCTTCAGATTTCAATTGCACATGCTGCCAGTGCACATTTAAAGTACTTTTACTTACTTTCTCTTCCAAGGCAAGGccttccactctctctctctctgtggacaAGTTACCATTCATGTGATTCTTCCATTTTTCAGAGCACGCTCCTTTTCAAACTAAAAGACACCTCGATTCTGCAGATGTCTCTGTGCCATCATCACGCACTACGaccacacaacacacacacacatgtgtgtgtgcaagCATCCTCTGTTCCACTTCGCTTTTACTAATTTATTTCGACTGGTTTCACCCCTTCTCCCTATTTAAACTCTTGCTGCTTTTCATCAGGCGTTGTGTTGTGCTGGTCCGGGGGAGGCTGAAATAGAGAGGAAGAAATGAGCATCTTCTCCTGTTCGTCTCTCCAAGCGTTGTGCTTGTTCCTTCTTCTGTGCTTGTGGGGAGGAGTGGAAGCGACCACGTTCACGCTGTACAACAAATGTCCCCACGTTGTATGGCCAGGCATTCAGCCTAGCGCAGGGAAGGCCATCCTTGCCAGGGGAGGTTTCCGGCTACAGCCCAGGCAGGCGGTCTCCCTTCGGGCGCCAGCGGGCTGGTCCGGCCGCATCTGGGGCCGGCAGGACTGTGCCTTCGATGCGATGGGAAACGGCCGGTGCGCCACCGGCGACTGCGGAGGGCTGTACTGCAACGGGAACGGCGGGGCTCCGCCGGCGACGCTGGCGGAGATCACCTTGGGGGCGAAAGACTTCTACGACGTGAGCCTGGTGGATGGCTACAATCTGGCGGT encodes the following:
- the LOC116262222 gene encoding thaumatin-like protein → MSIFSCSSLQALCLFLLLCLWGGVEATTFTLYNKCPHVVWPGIQPSAGKAILARGGFRLQPRQAVSLRAPAGWSGRIWGRQDCAFDAMGNGRCATGDCGGLYCNGNGGAPPATLAEITLGAKDFYDVSLVDGYNLAVAIAPVRGSGKCSYAGCVRDLNQVCPSGLQVRSRDNRVVACKSACSAFNSPMYCCTGRYGTPQACKPTSYSRLFKEACPRAYSYAYDDPTSIATCAGASYIVTFCPHL